A genomic window from Chanodichthys erythropterus isolate Z2021 chromosome 1, ASM2448905v1, whole genome shotgun sequence includes:
- the gnpda2 gene encoding glucosamine-6-phosphate isomerase 2, translating into MRLVILDDYDLASEWAAKYIRNRIIQFKPRADRYFTLGLPTGSTPLGCYKKLIEYHKSGDLSFKYVKTFNMDEYVGLPRDHPESYHSYMWNNFFKHIDIEPQNTHILDGNASDLQAECDAFEQNITAAGGIELFVGGIGPDGHIAFNEPGSSLVSRTRVKTLAKDTIVANARFFGNDLSKVPTMTLTVGVGTVMDAREVMILITGAHKAFALYKAIEEGVNHMWTVSAFQQHPRTIFICDEDATLELRVKTVKYFKGLMHVHNQLVEPTLSVKDYMD; encoded by the exons ATGAGACTTGTGATTCTGGATGACTATGACCTGGCCAGTGAGTGGGCTGCAAAATACATCCGCAACCGGATCATCCAGTTCAAACCCAGAGCTGACCGCTACTTCACTTTAGGACTTCCAACAG GCAGCACTCCCCTCGGCTGCTATAAGAAGCTGATTGAGTATCACAAGAGCGGAGACCTGTCCTTCAAATATGTCAAGACCTTTAACATGGATGAGTATGTGG GCCTGCCCAGGGATCATCCCGAGAGCTATCACTCCTACATGTGGAACAACTTCTTCAAGCACATCGACATCGAGCCGCAGAACACTCATATACTGGACGGCAATGCCAGCGACCTGCAGGCCGAGTGCGACGCCTTTGAGCAGAATATTACGGCTGCCGGAGGAATCGAGCTCTTTGTGGGAG GCATCGGTCCAGATGGGCACATCGCCTTTAATGAGCCCGGCTCCAGTCTCGTGTCCAGGACCCGAGTGAAGACGCTGGCCAAGGACACCATAGTAGCCAATGCCCGTTTCTTCGGGAACGACCTTTCCAAAGTGCCCACCATGACTCTCACCGTTGGAGTGGGAACAGTGATGGACGCCAGAGAG GTCATGATTCTGATCACAGGAGCTCATAAGGCCTTCGCCCTGTACAAAGCCATCGAGGAGGGCGTGAACCACATGTGGACGGTGTCTGCCTTCCAGCAGCATCCAAGAACCATTTTTATTTGTGATGAAGATGCGACGCTGGAGCTCAGGGTCAAAACCGTGAAGTATTTTAAAG GGCTGATGCACGTCCACAATCAGCTAGTTGAGCCGACGCTCAGCGTGAAGGACTACATGGACTGA